A genome region from Setaria italica strain Yugu1 chromosome III, Setaria_italica_v2.0, whole genome shotgun sequence includes the following:
- the LOC101773891 gene encoding uncharacterized protein LOC101773891 isoform X2: MEQVSLGNRYKECRPRRTSSCQTKILVGKDVLNELEQRRSSPSVIAKLMGIEVLPPSSVVHSRPQEFKDVFEVSEEPPEAVAKERSHHFPKGLPSLKQRALRLKRLMPSKTVYRDDKHDCRVECTEGLACLNSVEINNPLFEKCPHDMNYSANYQHENNTSSVCTTYPVGLANSSLSNFRLLSRAKIEDFNSIVVLEPCLEKGHDPENVFSIPYLSPVNKNSRRAMKHKQSEFAVMENGRVRQHLIGTEDINVPRIRKERFLTSDSIDPQQIEQEASFHQLGNIDASCSGSSQRYSCGNDNFRQTNRSSSNSALSKIRRHAESAVGSKTLAEMFALSDSERLKLNSDLHSPIQRNKTNHGDGHSKDGCFIVLPKHAPLLSIRHSMDRNSCLEGSSQGKNNPIASNSHNNDNFSTPDCSNEKVLFTTDEDLVQQPAESEASGLNLQFSRKKRVKRLPFHCHEYESISVSDDTDGTKSCKGLKEVEQPSPVSILEPPTDEDSCFSGCFKYDLQEMTKKQSDGHQNHYEPEVSMCSDDEDHSSYQSLEAFQVEEDRDFSYLLDILICSGIIVADWQLICKSWYLPGYPVGPHVFDRLERNYNKIVTWAKPERRLLFDLVNSILSKVLAPCIDVHPWVQSSRHCVPLWGPEGPVEKVWQTVVRQREDCVTGHPDEMVLDTNWLELGNDINMLGKQIARMLLADLLEEDIVDFLGELVVS; this comes from the exons ATGGAACAAGTTTCA CTTGGCAACAGATACAAGGAGTGCAGGCCACGAAGAACTAGCAGCTGTCAAACAAAAATACTTGTTGGAAAGGATGTATTAAATGAACTAGAGCAAAGGCGTTCATCACCCAGTGTGATTGCAAAACTGATGGGAATTGAGGTGCTGCCACCTTCTAGTGTAGTCCATAGTCGGCCTCAAGAATTCAAGGATGTGTTTGAAGTGTCAGAGGAGCCACCAGAGGCTGTCGCAAAGGAGAGGTCCCACCATTTCCCGAAAGGCTTGCCAAGCTTGAAACAAAGAGCGTTAAGATTAAAAAGGCTTATGCCATCAAAAACTGTCTATAGAGATGATAAACATGATTGTCGTGTGGAGTGCACAGAGGGCTTGGCTTGCTTGAACTCAGTGGAAATAAATAACCCTTTATTTGAGAAGTGCCCTCATGACATGAACTATTCTGCAAATTATCAGCATGAGAACAATACATCAAGTGTTTGCACGACGTACCCTGTGGGTTTAGCCAATTCTTCACTCAGCAATTTCAGACTTTTGTCAAGAGCAAAAATTGAAGATTTCAACAGCATTGTAGTTTTGGAGCCATGCTTGGAAAAAGGCCATGATCCAGAAAACGTTTTTTCCATTCCATACCTTTCTCCTGTTAATAAGAACAGCAGGAGAGCCATGAAACACAAGCAATCTGAGTTTGCTGTGATGGAGAATGGAAGAGTTCGGCAACATTTGATAGGTACCGAAGATATTAATGTGCCTAGAATTAGGAAAGAAAGATTCTTGACTAGTGACTCCATTGATCCACAGCAAATTGAACAAGAAGCATCATTTCATCAGCTTGGCAATATTGATGCGAGCTGTTCTGGATCATCTCAGAGGTATTCTTGTGGTAATGATAACTTTAGGCAAACTAACAGGTCATCATCAAACAGTGCATTGTCGAAAATACGCCGTCATGCAGAATCAGCTGTTGGTTCGAAAACTCTTGCAGAAATGTTCGCTTTATCTGATTCTGAAAGATTGAAGCTAAATTCGGACTTGCATTCTCCTATTCAACGCAATAAGACTAACCATGGTGATGGTCATAGCAAGGATGGATGCTTTATAGTTCTACCAAAGCATGCACCTCTGCTGTCTATTCGACACTCAATGGACAGGAATTCTTGCTTGGAAGGTTCCTCTCAGGGTAAAAATAATCCAATTGCATCAAATAGTCATAACAATG ACAACTTTTCAACTCCTGATTGCTCAAATGAAAAAGTATTGTTCACAACAGATGAAGATTTAGTGCAACAACCTGCTGAATCTGAAGCTTCAGGGTTGAACTTGCAGTTTTCTAGGAAAAAACGG GTGAAAAGATTGCCTTTCCATTGTCACGAGTATGAATCAATATCTGTTTCGGATGATACTGATGGTACAAAGTCTTGTAAAGGCTTAAAAGAGGTTGAACAGCCAAGCCCAGTGTCCATCCTTGAGCCTCCAACTGATGAAGATAGTTGTTTTTCAGGATGTTTCAAGTATGACTTGCAAGAGATGACTA AGAAACAAAGTGATGGTCACCAAAATCATTATGAACCTGAAGTTTCCATGTGTAGTGATGATGAAGACCATTCTTCTTACCAATCTTTGGAAGCATTTCAGGTCGAGGAAGACAGGGACTTCTCATATCTCCTTGACATACTTATATGCTCTGGTATCATAGTTGCTGACTGGCAGCTCATTTGCAAATCATGGTACTTGCCTGGTTACCCTGTTGGCCCTCATGTCTTTGATAGGCTTGAAAGGAATTACAACAAAATCGTCACATGGGCAAAGCCTGAGAGGAGGCTTCTGTTTGACCTCGTGAATTCGATCCTTTCCAAGGTACTCGCACCATGTATTGATGTGCACCCATGGGTGCAGTCTAGCAGACACTGTGTGCCTCTTTGGGGCCCTGAAGGGCCTGTTGAGAAGGTCTGGCAGACGGTTGTTAGGCAGCGGGAAGATTGTGTTACAGGGCATCCTGATGAGATGGTTCTTGATACAAACTGGCTTGAATTAGGCAACGACATCAATATGCTGGGGAAGCAGATAGCCAGGATGTTACTCGCCGACCTCTTGGAAGAAGACATAGTGGACTTCCTAGGAGAGTTGGTAGTTTCATGA
- the LOC101773891 gene encoding uncharacterized protein LOC101773891 isoform X1, producing MEQVSLGNRYKECRPRRTSSCQTKILVGKDVLNELEQRRSSPSVIAKLMGIEVLPPSSVVHSRPQEFKDVFEVSEEPPEAVAKERSHHFPKGLPSLKQRALRLKRLMPSKTVYRDDKHDCRVECTEGLACLNSVEINNPLFEKCPHDMNYSANYQHENNTSSVCTTYPVGLANSSLSNFRLLSRAKIEDFNSIVVLEPCLEKGHDPENVFSIPYLSPVNKNSRRAMKHKQSEFAVMENGRVRQHLIGTEDINVPRIRKERFLTSDSIDPQQIEQEASFHQLGNIDASCSGSSQRYSCGNDNFRQTNRSSSNSALSKIRRHAESAVGSKTLAEMFALSDSERLKLNSDLHSPIQRNKTNHGDGHSKDGCFIVLPKHAPLLSIRHSMDRNSCLEGSSQGKNNPIASNSHNNGKCQFDSFGDKARLLKQIGNGSEANLRNSSCSQNLTADNFSTPDCSNEKVLFTTDEDLVQQPAESEASGLNLQFSRKKRVKRLPFHCHEYESISVSDDTDGTKSCKGLKEVEQPSPVSILEPPTDEDSCFSGCFKYDLQEMTKKQSDGHQNHYEPEVSMCSDDEDHSSYQSLEAFQVEEDRDFSYLLDILICSGIIVADWQLICKSWYLPGYPVGPHVFDRLERNYNKIVTWAKPERRLLFDLVNSILSKVLAPCIDVHPWVQSSRHCVPLWGPEGPVEKVWQTVVRQREDCVTGHPDEMVLDTNWLELGNDINMLGKQIARMLLADLLEEDIVDFLGELVVS from the exons ATGGAACAAGTTTCA CTTGGCAACAGATACAAGGAGTGCAGGCCACGAAGAACTAGCAGCTGTCAAACAAAAATACTTGTTGGAAAGGATGTATTAAATGAACTAGAGCAAAGGCGTTCATCACCCAGTGTGATTGCAAAACTGATGGGAATTGAGGTGCTGCCACCTTCTAGTGTAGTCCATAGTCGGCCTCAAGAATTCAAGGATGTGTTTGAAGTGTCAGAGGAGCCACCAGAGGCTGTCGCAAAGGAGAGGTCCCACCATTTCCCGAAAGGCTTGCCAAGCTTGAAACAAAGAGCGTTAAGATTAAAAAGGCTTATGCCATCAAAAACTGTCTATAGAGATGATAAACATGATTGTCGTGTGGAGTGCACAGAGGGCTTGGCTTGCTTGAACTCAGTGGAAATAAATAACCCTTTATTTGAGAAGTGCCCTCATGACATGAACTATTCTGCAAATTATCAGCATGAGAACAATACATCAAGTGTTTGCACGACGTACCCTGTGGGTTTAGCCAATTCTTCACTCAGCAATTTCAGACTTTTGTCAAGAGCAAAAATTGAAGATTTCAACAGCATTGTAGTTTTGGAGCCATGCTTGGAAAAAGGCCATGATCCAGAAAACGTTTTTTCCATTCCATACCTTTCTCCTGTTAATAAGAACAGCAGGAGAGCCATGAAACACAAGCAATCTGAGTTTGCTGTGATGGAGAATGGAAGAGTTCGGCAACATTTGATAGGTACCGAAGATATTAATGTGCCTAGAATTAGGAAAGAAAGATTCTTGACTAGTGACTCCATTGATCCACAGCAAATTGAACAAGAAGCATCATTTCATCAGCTTGGCAATATTGATGCGAGCTGTTCTGGATCATCTCAGAGGTATTCTTGTGGTAATGATAACTTTAGGCAAACTAACAGGTCATCATCAAACAGTGCATTGTCGAAAATACGCCGTCATGCAGAATCAGCTGTTGGTTCGAAAACTCTTGCAGAAATGTTCGCTTTATCTGATTCTGAAAGATTGAAGCTAAATTCGGACTTGCATTCTCCTATTCAACGCAATAAGACTAACCATGGTGATGGTCATAGCAAGGATGGATGCTTTATAGTTCTACCAAAGCATGCACCTCTGCTGTCTATTCGACACTCAATGGACAGGAATTCTTGCTTGGAAGGTTCCTCTCAGGGTAAAAATAATCCAATTGCATCAAATAGTCATAACAATGGTAAGTGTCAGTTTGATTCTTTCGGGGATAAAGCAAGACTGCTGAAGCAAATTGGCAATGGCAGTGAAGCTAACTTGAGGAATTCTTCCTGTTCCCAAAATCTTACGGCAGACAACTTTTCAACTCCTGATTGCTCAAATGAAAAAGTATTGTTCACAACAGATGAAGATTTAGTGCAACAACCTGCTGAATCTGAAGCTTCAGGGTTGAACTTGCAGTTTTCTAGGAAAAAACGG GTGAAAAGATTGCCTTTCCATTGTCACGAGTATGAATCAATATCTGTTTCGGATGATACTGATGGTACAAAGTCTTGTAAAGGCTTAAAAGAGGTTGAACAGCCAAGCCCAGTGTCCATCCTTGAGCCTCCAACTGATGAAGATAGTTGTTTTTCAGGATGTTTCAAGTATGACTTGCAAGAGATGACTA AGAAACAAAGTGATGGTCACCAAAATCATTATGAACCTGAAGTTTCCATGTGTAGTGATGATGAAGACCATTCTTCTTACCAATCTTTGGAAGCATTTCAGGTCGAGGAAGACAGGGACTTCTCATATCTCCTTGACATACTTATATGCTCTGGTATCATAGTTGCTGACTGGCAGCTCATTTGCAAATCATGGTACTTGCCTGGTTACCCTGTTGGCCCTCATGTCTTTGATAGGCTTGAAAGGAATTACAACAAAATCGTCACATGGGCAAAGCCTGAGAGGAGGCTTCTGTTTGACCTCGTGAATTCGATCCTTTCCAAGGTACTCGCACCATGTATTGATGTGCACCCATGGGTGCAGTCTAGCAGACACTGTGTGCCTCTTTGGGGCCCTGAAGGGCCTGTTGAGAAGGTCTGGCAGACGGTTGTTAGGCAGCGGGAAGATTGTGTTACAGGGCATCCTGATGAGATGGTTCTTGATACAAACTGGCTTGAATTAGGCAACGACATCAATATGCTGGGGAAGCAGATAGCCAGGATGTTACTCGCCGACCTCTTGGAAGAAGACATAGTGGACTTCCTAGGAGAGTTGGTAGTTTCATGA